The proteins below come from a single Rosa rugosa chromosome 2, drRosRugo1.1, whole genome shotgun sequence genomic window:
- the LOC133732155 gene encoding SAGA-associated factor 11, translated as MSLPNEDSTSSTSDAQLNNIFGDLLDSIIVDVASECHRIAKLGLDRNFEEEEEEMRLSAQARVRVADPSNSSEANGKYLVDIFGQTHPPVANEIFECMNCGRTIMAGRFAPHLEKCMGKGRKARLKVTRSSTAAQTRHTRGNPGSTYSNYSNSNSTSRLPNGTSSVGGEEYSNGALEES; from the exons ATGTCGCTTCCTAATGAAGACAGTACGTCTTCAACTTCTGATGCACAG CTTAATAATATTTTTGGGGATCTACTCGATTCCATTATTGTTGATGTTGCATCTGAGTGTCACCGAATAGCAAAGTTGGGACTTGATCGTAAttttgaagaagaggaagaagaaatgagGCTTTCAGCCCAAGCACGGGTAAGGGTAGCTGATCCTAGTAATAGTAGTGAAGCAAATGGCAAGTACCTGGTTGACATATTTGGACAGACTCATCCTCCTGTTGCCAATGAAATATTTGAGTGCATGAATTGTGGTCGAACTATCATGGCCGGAAGATTTGCTCCTCATTTGGAGAAGTGTATGGGAAAG GGTAGAAAGGCTCGTCTGAAGGTGACAAGAAGTAGCACGGCTGCACAGACTCGACATACACGAGGCAACCCTGGTTCCACATACTCCAATTATTCAAATTCCAACAGCACAAGCCGGCTACCAAATGGAACATCAAGTGTTGGAGGTGAGGAGTACTCGAATGGTGCACTGGAAGAGTCATGA
- the LOC133734579 gene encoding uncharacterized protein LOC133734579 yields MDSDSEFSLSAMVYPELKTTHRLDFGVNFHIWRQKIGFVLVDNKVNYVLTDPKPPENDVARHQKWIHDDFIARHLIMGTLNDHVYMCYETHETAKSLMDALTATYTQPSMTKRMYKLRNYVGHKMAEGKSVHEHIMEMGSMAYDLQCEGLKIPEEVQAVMLMNSVPESWDEMMTVVRLNMDFDKSKSSGEPDFGLHKVSSRLREIGALKKLYRRQEEEEAKQRRPHFNGHCHTCGEYGHHRNHCTIAMK; encoded by the coding sequence ATGGATTCTGATTCTGAATTCTCCCTCTCCGCGATGGTATACCCAGAACTCAAGACCACCCACAGACTCGACTTTGGCGTCAACTTTCATATCTGGAGACAAAAAATAGGCTTCGTCCTCGTCGACAACAAGGTCAACTACGTCCTCACCGACCCAAAACCCCCGGAAAACGACGTCGCTCGCCACCAGAAGTGGATCCACGACGACTTCATCGCCCGACACCTCATCATGGGAACCCTAAACGACCACGTGTACATGTGCTACGAGACACACGAGACTGCCAAGTCCCTCATGGACGCTCTCACCGCCACTTACACCCAACCCTCGATGACGAAGCGGATGTACAAGCTCCGCAACTACGTGGGGCACAAGATGGCCGAGGGCAAATCCGTCCATGAGCATATTATGGAGATGGGCTCGATGGCTTATGATCTCCAATGCGAGGGGTTGAAGATTCCGGAGGAAGTTCAGGCTGTGATGCTGATGAATAGCGTGCCGGAGAGTTGGGACGAGATGATGACCGTGGTGAGGTTGAACATGGATTTCGATAAGTCTAAGTCGTCGGGTGAGCCAGATTTCGGTTTGCACAAGGTGAGCAGCAGGCTCAGGGAGATCGGGGCTTTGAAAAAGTTGTATCGGaggcaggaggaggaggaggccaaGCAGAGGAGGCCGCATTTCAATGGCCATTGCCATACTTGTGGAGAATATGGGCATCACCGTAATCACTGCACCATTGCCATGAAATAG
- the LOC133732420 gene encoding ubiquitin C-terminal hydrolase 13-like isoform X1: protein MVNPEPQNPYRLDYNANFSDWRTKLDSVLDQNQVKYVLTEPKPPEPTGATPQNEVARHQKWLLDDFTARHVILGALHERVYVSYHRHKTASSLLEALTAHFTTPSVSRRLVKFRRYMEHKLAEGKSVNEHVSEMGSMAAGLESEGVKVSEELQVLMLMNSLPERWDETVGGLIVNMDIDGPDEMGLDKVSKRLIDLVLKKDQEENPHLYATIKVAREGDLVEQIGKDLYFDLVDHEKVRSFCILKETPFYRFKEEIAKEFGIPVQYQRYWRWMKRQNNTYRPGYPLTLMEETVSVKELTGNRSEVNLFLEVELGLDLHPIAPPDKTRDVILLFFKLYDPEIEELRYVGRLFVNLTGKPTEILSKLNKFAGYALDQEIDLYEEYKFQPTVVCGLIDKNLTFRASQLEDGDIVCFQKPTPVEIGVCFLYPNVQTFLDSVPIPHSSRSEANTSVAFYVRGRGRRRRGRGRGR, encoded by the exons ATGGTAAACCCAGAACCCCAAAACCCATACAGACTCGACTACAACGCCAATTTCAGCGACTGGAGAACCAAGCTGGACTCTGTCCTCGACCAGAACCAAGTCAAGTACGTCCTCACCGAACCAAAACCCCCCGAGCCCACAGGCGCAACACCTCAGAACGAAGTCGCCCGCCACCAGAAATGGCTCCTCGACGACTTCACCGCCCGCCACGTCATCCTCGGAGCCCTGCACGAAAGGGTTTACGTGTCTTATCACCGCCACAAAACCGCCAGCTCCCTCCTGGAAGCTCTGACGGCCCACTTCACGACGCCCTCCGTGTCCCGGAGACTGGTCAAGTTCCGGCGCTACATGGAGCACAAGTTGGCCGAGGGAAAATCGGTAAATGAGCACGTGTCGGAGATGGGTTCCATGGCTGCTGGGCTAGAGAGTGAGGGAGTGAAAGTTTCGGAGGAATTGCAGGTTTTGATGCTGATGAATAGCTTGCCGGAGAGGTGGGATGAGACGGTTGGTGGGCTTATAGTGAACATGGATATAGATGGTCCAGATGAAATGGGTCTGGACAAGGTGAGCAAGAGGCTCATAGACTTGGTTTTGAAGAAAGACCAAGAAGAAAATCCACACCTGTATGCTACTATAAAG GTTGCCCGGGAGGGGGATCTTGTGGAGCAGATTGGAAAAGACTTGTATTTTGACCTTGTGGATCATGAAAAAGTCAGAAGTTTTTGTATTCTGAAGGAGACGCCATTTTACCGATTTAAG GAGGAGATTGCTAAAGAGTTTGGCATACCAGTACAATATCAGCGCTACTGGCGGTGGATGAAGCGTCAAAACAATACATATCGCCCAGGCTATCCATTGACGCTTATGGAGGAAACAGTATCT GTTAAAGAGTTGACTGGTAATCGTTCAGAAGTAAACTTGTTCTTAGAAGTAGAGCTTGGGCTG GATTTACACCCTATTGCTCCACCTGACAAGACAAGAGATGtcattcttctcttctttaAACTTTATGATCCAGAAATAGAAGAGCTACG TTATGTTGGAAGGCTATTTGTCAACCTCACTGGTAAACCTACTGAAATCTTATCGAAATTAAATAAGTTCGCTGGCTATGCCCTGGATCAAGAGATCGACCTTTATGAG GAATATAAGTTTCAACCCACGGTCGTGTGTGGTCTCATTGACAAGAATCTTACATTTCGAGCCAGTCAG CTTGAGGATGGAGACATTGTCTGCTTTCAGAAACCAACTCCAGTAGAAATTGGTGTATGTTTCCTGTATCCAAATGTCCAGACTTTTCTGGACTCTGTGCCCATACCTCATTCCTCAA GATCTGAGGCAAACACCTCAGTTGCATTCTATgtaagaggaagaggaagaagaagaagaggaagaggaagaggaagatga
- the LOC133732420 gene encoding uncharacterized protein LOC133732420 isoform X2 → MVNPEPQNPYRLDYNANFSDWRTKLDSVLDQNQVKYVLTEPKPPEPTGATPQNEVARHQKWLLDDFTARHVILGALHERVYVSYHRHKTASSLLEALTAHFTTPSVSRRLVKFRRYMEHKLAEGKSVNEHVSEMGSMAAGLESEGVKVSEELQVLMLMNSLPERWDETVGGLIVNMDIDGPDEMGLDKVSKRLIDLVLKKDQEENPHLYATIKVAREGDLVEQIGKDLYFDLVDHEKVRSFCILKETPFYRFKEEIAKEFGIPVQYQRYWRWMKRQNNTYRPGYPLTLMEETVSVKELTGNRSEVNLFLEVELGLDLHPIAPPDKTRDVILLFFKLYDPEIEELRYVGRLFVNLTGKPTEILSKLNKFAGYALDQEIDLYEEQKLLVTPTISMVSLPSI, encoded by the exons ATGGTAAACCCAGAACCCCAAAACCCATACAGACTCGACTACAACGCCAATTTCAGCGACTGGAGAACCAAGCTGGACTCTGTCCTCGACCAGAACCAAGTCAAGTACGTCCTCACCGAACCAAAACCCCCCGAGCCCACAGGCGCAACACCTCAGAACGAAGTCGCCCGCCACCAGAAATGGCTCCTCGACGACTTCACCGCCCGCCACGTCATCCTCGGAGCCCTGCACGAAAGGGTTTACGTGTCTTATCACCGCCACAAAACCGCCAGCTCCCTCCTGGAAGCTCTGACGGCCCACTTCACGACGCCCTCCGTGTCCCGGAGACTGGTCAAGTTCCGGCGCTACATGGAGCACAAGTTGGCCGAGGGAAAATCGGTAAATGAGCACGTGTCGGAGATGGGTTCCATGGCTGCTGGGCTAGAGAGTGAGGGAGTGAAAGTTTCGGAGGAATTGCAGGTTTTGATGCTGATGAATAGCTTGCCGGAGAGGTGGGATGAGACGGTTGGTGGGCTTATAGTGAACATGGATATAGATGGTCCAGATGAAATGGGTCTGGACAAGGTGAGCAAGAGGCTCATAGACTTGGTTTTGAAGAAAGACCAAGAAGAAAATCCACACCTGTATGCTACTATAAAG GTTGCCCGGGAGGGGGATCTTGTGGAGCAGATTGGAAAAGACTTGTATTTTGACCTTGTGGATCATGAAAAAGTCAGAAGTTTTTGTATTCTGAAGGAGACGCCATTTTACCGATTTAAG GAGGAGATTGCTAAAGAGTTTGGCATACCAGTACAATATCAGCGCTACTGGCGGTGGATGAAGCGTCAAAACAATACATATCGCCCAGGCTATCCATTGACGCTTATGGAGGAAACAGTATCT GTTAAAGAGTTGACTGGTAATCGTTCAGAAGTAAACTTGTTCTTAGAAGTAGAGCTTGGGCTG GATTTACACCCTATTGCTCCACCTGACAAGACAAGAGATGtcattcttctcttctttaAACTTTATGATCCAGAAATAGAAGAGCTACG TTATGTTGGAAGGCTATTTGTCAACCTCACTGGTAAACCTACTGAAATCTTATCGAAATTAAATAAGTTCGCTGGCTATGCCCTGGATCAAGAGATCGACCTTTATGAG GAGCAGAAGCTGCTTGTGACCCCAACAATAAGCATGGTCTCCCTTCCTTCTATCTGA
- the LOC133730326 gene encoding probable ribose-5-phosphate isomerase 2, whose amino-acid sequence MIFGLGSGSTVKHALDRLGELLQLEKVHNIIRISENTHQQVISLRIPLSNLDDYPILDLAIDGADEVDPHLNLVKGRCGLDNLDDSLKGNVLELKEELDSEFVSVLKSLGLDVEIRSKEFIEQTLPSEVKARFFFAGFKNMNESTLL is encoded by the exons ATGATCTTCGGCCTCGGCTCCGGCTCCACCGTCAAACACGCCCTGGATCGCTTGGGCGAGCTTTTACAACTGGAAAAAGTTCACAACATCATCAGAATTTCTGAGAACACCCACCAACAAGTCATCTCTCTTAGAATTCCATTATCCAACCTCGATGACTACCCGATCCTCGATCTCGCTATCGACGGTGCCGACGAGGTGGACCCCCACCTCAACCTAGTCAAAGGCCGCTGCGG CCTTGATAATTTGGATGATAGCCTGAAGGGGAATGTTTTGGAATTGAAGGAAGAGTTGGACTCTGAATTTGTTAGTGTCCTCAAGTCCTTGGGGTTGGATGTGGAGATAAGATCAAAAGAATTCATTGAGCAAACTTTGCCCTCAGAAGTCAAGGCTAGATTTTTTTTTgctgggttcaagaacatgaatgAATCAACATTGTTGTGA